In bacterium, a single window of DNA contains:
- a CDS encoding replication-associated recombination protein A, whose translation MHADLFAKDDPRPRGSESVKDTEAAGSTSTPLAERMRPRSVDEIVGQDDLLGPDRPLRRLIDGDILPSLLLWGPPGCGKTSLARAAARATDAHFLEYSAVQVGSKELKAVMAEAARIRRSLGRRTIIFLDEIHRFNKAQQDALLPWVEKGDVTLIGATTENPSFEINAALLSRTRLFVLQLLREDHLVVIMKRALEDPRGLAGYAPVLTDGALGALAIMSDGDARVALNLLEMAAAAACEGPVNPGSLTLDTDDITRMVHERSIRFDKAGEEFYNLISALHKSVRNSDADAAIYYLARMLEGGADPLYVSRRLVRCASEDVGMADPGALVQAIAARDAVRFVGMPEAALALAQACVYLSLAPKSNALYKAYQAAADEVREGITPPVPFQLRNAPTALMKQLGYGKDYAYAHDEAGGVAAMECLPKRLRGRLFYEPTMRGLEKRYRERLERIREWRKHATRDDDPAGDE comes from the coding sequence ATGCATGCCGACCTCTTCGCCAAGGATGACCCGCGCCCGCGCGGGTCGGAGTCCGTGAAAGACACGGAAGCCGCCGGGTCAACGTCGACCCCGCTCGCCGAACGCATGCGTCCGCGCTCGGTCGACGAGATCGTCGGGCAGGACGACCTGCTCGGGCCGGACAGACCCTTGCGGCGCCTGATCGACGGGGACATCCTCCCCTCGCTGCTCCTGTGGGGTCCGCCGGGTTGCGGCAAGACCTCGCTGGCCCGCGCCGCCGCCCGCGCGACGGACGCCCATTTCCTCGAATACAGCGCCGTGCAGGTGGGCAGCAAGGAACTGAAGGCGGTGATGGCCGAGGCCGCGCGGATCCGCCGCTCCCTCGGCCGGCGCACCATCATCTTCCTGGACGAGATCCATCGCTTCAACAAGGCCCAGCAGGACGCCCTGCTGCCCTGGGTCGAGAAGGGCGATGTCACCCTGATCGGCGCCACGACCGAGAACCCGTCCTTCGAGATCAATGCCGCGCTGCTGTCGCGTACGCGGCTGTTCGTGCTGCAGCTGCTGCGCGAGGACCACCTGGTCGTCATCATGAAACGCGCGCTCGAAGATCCCCGGGGGCTCGCGGGCTATGCGCCCGTTCTCACGGACGGAGCCCTCGGCGCGCTGGCGATCATGAGCGACGGGGATGCGCGCGTGGCCCTGAATCTCCTGGAGATGGCCGCCGCCGCGGCGTGCGAGGGGCCGGTCAACCCGGGATCGCTCACCCTCGACACCGATGACATCACGCGCATGGTGCATGAGCGCAGCATCCGCTTCGACAAGGCGGGCGAGGAATTCTACAACCTCATCAGCGCCCTGCACAAATCGGTGCGCAACAGCGACGCCGATGCCGCCATCTACTACCTGGCGCGCATGCTGGAAGGCGGCGCCGACCCGCTCTACGTGTCCAGGAGGCTGGTGAGATGCGCCAGCGAGGACGTCGGGATGGCCGACCCCGGCGCCCTGGTCCAGGCCATCGCCGCCCGGGACGCCGTGCGCTTCGTCGGCATGCCCGAGGCCGCGCTGGCCCTTGCGCAGGCGTGCGTCTACCTTTCCCTGGCGCCCAAGAGCAATGCGCTCTATAAAGCCTACCAGGCCGCTGCCGATGAGGTCAGGGAGGGCATCACGCCGCCCGTACCATTCCAGCTGCGCAACGCCCCCACAGCCCTGATGAAGCAGCTTGGCTACGGCAAGGACTATGCATATGCTCACGACGAGGCGGGCGGCGTCGCCGCCATGGAGTGCCTCCCCAAGCGACTGCGCGGGCGCCTTTTCTACGAGCCGACGATGCGGGGGCTGGAGAAACGTTACCGCGAGCGACTGGAACGGATACGGGAATGGCGAAAGCACGCAACCCGGGACGACGACCCGGCAGGAGACGAATGA
- a CDS encoding 6-phosphofructokinase, with protein sequence MKRIGVLTGGGDAAGMNAALRAVVRTGLGAGVEIIGIRRGWLGLSEAHAMPLSTADVGGILHQGGTILRTFRYPEFVEKSGQDKVRQALRELKLDGMVIIGGDGSFRGARVLDQEFDLPVMGVPATIDNDIPGTDFSIGFDTALNIAVDAVDKIRDTASSHGRIFVIEVMGRRCGLLAMEAGLCCGAEEVIVPEIPHDLDAICHRIEGGYDRGKQHAVIIVAEGAAKAPYIEYELKSRLQRSVRMVVLGHVQRGGSPTASDRVLATKLGVAATELLISGQRCKMVGLVANRVKTSSLVARGHSTHDAVLAYEEMLRKLT encoded by the coding sequence ATGAAGAGAATCGGGGTTCTCACCGGCGGCGGCGACGCGGCCGGCATGAACGCTGCCCTGCGGGCGGTCGTGAGGACCGGCCTCGGCGCCGGTGTCGAGATCATCGGTATCCGCCGGGGTTGGCTCGGGCTCAGCGAAGCCCATGCGATGCCCCTGTCCACCGCCGATGTGGGCGGGATCCTCCACCAGGGCGGCACCATCCTGCGCACTTTCCGGTATCCCGAGTTCGTGGAGAAATCCGGCCAGGACAAGGTGCGCCAGGCCCTGCGGGAGCTCAAGCTGGACGGCATGGTGATCATCGGCGGCGACGGCAGCTTCCGCGGTGCGCGCGTGCTCGACCAGGAATTCGACCTGCCGGTCATGGGCGTCCCCGCCACCATCGACAACGACATTCCCGGTACGGACTTCTCGATCGGTTTCGATACCGCCCTGAACATCGCCGTGGACGCCGTGGACAAGATCCGGGATACCGCGTCGAGCCACGGGCGCATTTTCGTGATCGAGGTCATGGGTCGCCGCTGCGGCCTGCTGGCCATGGAGGCCGGTCTGTGCTGCGGCGCCGAGGAGGTCATCGTGCCGGAGATACCGCACGACCTCGACGCGATCTGCCACCGTATCGAAGGGGGATACGACCGGGGCAAGCAGCATGCGGTGATCATCGTGGCCGAGGGGGCGGCCAAGGCGCCCTACATCGAGTACGAGTTGAAGTCCCGCCTGCAGCGCAGCGTGCGCATGGTGGTGCTGGGGCACGTCCAGCGCGGCGGGTCCCCCACCGCATCGGACCGCGTCCTGGCCACCAAGCTGGGCGTGGCGGCGACCGAGCTGCTGATCTCCGGCCAACGCTGCAAGATGGTCGGCCTCGTCGCCAACCGGGTCAAGACGAGCTCGCTCGTCGCGCGGGGACACAGCACCCACGACGCCGTGCTGGCCTACGAGGAGATGCTGCGCAAGCTCACCTGA
- a CDS encoding tryptophanase, with the protein MDLPFVPYRIKVVEHVKNVSPAERAAHLRKAGYNLFSIPSEAIYVDLLTDSGTSAMSDAQWGALVQGDEAYAGSRNYYEFEATIRDLFGYKHVIPTHQGRVAENLLFTTRLKADSVVPNNIHFDTTRANVEHQGALAIDCVIDEGLDPSIELPFKGNMSLDKLGAAYERYGDRIPFVMLTITNNSGGGQPVSLANIRAVSDFCRDKGLPLIFDACRFAENAWFIKRREEGYAEMSIKAIAREIFSLGNGCTMSAKKDALVNIGGFLCLDDDDWAQDITNLLILIEGFRTYGGLAGRDLAAVAQGLREVVDDDYLTYRIGQVQRMGEEMQARGVPIIRPVGGHAVYVDAKSMLPHIPQALFPAQSLACALYLEGGVRGVEIGSLMFAHTDPGTGETIYPAMELVRLAVPRRVYTETHLTYVAEICGRLGERRERLRGLEIEYEAPILRHFTARLRPVDGGPLIEE; encoded by the coding sequence ATGGATCTGCCCTTCGTCCCTTACCGCATCAAGGTCGTCGAGCACGTCAAGAACGTGAGCCCCGCCGAGCGGGCGGCCCATCTGAGGAAAGCGGGGTACAACCTCTTCAGCATCCCCTCCGAAGCGATCTATGTCGATCTGCTCACCGACAGCGGCACCTCAGCCATGAGCGACGCCCAGTGGGGCGCCTTGGTCCAGGGCGACGAGGCCTATGCGGGCAGTCGAAACTACTACGAATTCGAGGCGACGATCCGCGACCTCTTCGGCTACAAGCACGTCATCCCGACACATCAGGGGAGGGTGGCGGAGAACCTCCTGTTCACCACGCGGCTGAAGGCCGATTCGGTGGTGCCCAACAACATCCACTTCGACACGACCCGTGCCAACGTGGAACACCAGGGTGCCCTGGCCATCGACTGCGTGATCGACGAGGGTCTCGACCCATCGATCGAACTGCCTTTCAAGGGCAACATGTCTCTGGACAAGCTCGGCGCCGCCTACGAGCGGTACGGAGACCGCATCCCCTTCGTCATGCTGACCATCACCAACAACAGCGGCGGCGGCCAGCCGGTCTCGCTGGCGAACATCCGCGCCGTCTCGGATTTCTGCAGGGACAAGGGCCTGCCCCTGATCTTCGACGCGTGTAGATTTGCGGAGAACGCCTGGTTCATCAAGCGCCGCGAGGAGGGCTACGCGGAGATGTCGATCAAGGCGATCGCCAGGGAGATCTTCTCGCTCGGCAACGGCTGCACCATGAGCGCCAAGAAGGACGCGCTGGTCAACATAGGGGGGTTCCTCTGCCTGGACGACGACGACTGGGCTCAGGACATCACCAACCTGCTGATCCTGATCGAGGGCTTTCGCACCTACGGAGGGCTGGCCGGCCGCGACCTGGCGGCCGTGGCCCAGGGACTGAGGGAAGTCGTCGATGACGACTACCTGACCTACCGCATCGGCCAAGTGCAACGCATGGGCGAGGAGATGCAGGCGCGGGGCGTCCCCATCATCAGGCCCGTGGGCGGGCACGCCGTCTACGTGGACGCCAAGAGTATGCTGCCGCACATTCCCCAAGCCCTGTTCCCGGCCCAGTCCCTGGCCTGCGCGCTCTACCTGGAGGGAGGTGTGCGCGGCGTGGAGATCGGCAGTCTCATGTTCGCCCATACCGATCCAGGGACGGGAGAGACGATCTACCCCGCGATGGAGCTCGTGCGCCTGGCGGTACCGCGCCGCGTCTACACCGAGACCCACTTGACATACGTGGCCGAGATTTGCGGCAGACTCGGGGAACGTCGCGAGCGCCTGCGGGGTTTGGAGATCGAATACGAAGCGCCCATCCTGCGCCACTTCACCGCCCGTCTGCGTCCCGTGGACGGCGGGCCCCTGATCGAGGAGTAG